In Gossypium arboreum isolate Shixiya-1 chromosome 6, ASM2569848v2, whole genome shotgun sequence, the following are encoded in one genomic region:
- the LOC108486578 gene encoding probable inactive receptor kinase At5g58300 encodes MKFNPFIAFFVFVLLPQQKFVQVVADLDSDKQALLEFANGVPHVKKLNWNLATPVCTSWVGITCNTNGTDVIAVRLPGVGLYGTIPSNTIGKLKALKVLSLRSNNINGSLPSDIPSIPSLQCLFLQHNNLSSKFPVTFSPRLRIVDFSYNSISGTIPNVDLPSVKVLNFSFNNLSGSIPSSFKRFPSSFIGNPLLCGSEHLKPCSESVISPSPSPLTDFPSPKTGSQNQHATSKNKLGVGSIIAIVVGGLAFVFLLLAVIFISCLKRKHSGSNGMLKSKISQNDKPNDFGSGVQEAEKNKLFFFEGCSYNFDLEDLLKASAEVLGKGSYGTTYKAALEEGTQVVVKRLKEVAVGKKEFEQQMEVVNRVGRHPNVVPLRAYYYSKDEKLLVYNYMPAGSLFALLHGNRTSERTPLDWDTRMKIALGTARGIANIHTEGGGKFTHGNIKSSNVLLSDELEACVSDVGLTPLMNAPLSTSRIVGYRAPEVIETRKITQKSDVYSFGVLLLEMLTAKAPLQPSGQDDVVDLPRWVRSVVREEWTAEVFDVELLRFQTFQEEMVQMLQIALTCVAKTPDMRPTMDEAIRMIEDVRQSESKNRTSSEAESNIQTP; translated from the exons ATGAAGTTCAATCCTTTCATTGCCTTCTTTGTGTTTGTGTTATTGCCTCAACAAAAATTTGTTCAAGTTGTGGCAGATTTGGACTCTGATAAGCAAGCTTTACTTGAGTTTGCTAATGGAGTCCCACATGTGAAGAAACTGAATTGGAATTTAGCAACACCAGTTTGTACATCTTGGGTGGGGATAACTTGTAATACTAATGGAACCGATGTGATCGCTGTTCGGCTTCCCGGTGTCGGACTTTACGGTACAATTCCAAGCAACACCATTGGTAAACTTAAAGCTTTGAAGGTACTTAGCCTTAGGTCTAATAACATTAACGGTAGTCTTCCTTCTGATATACCTTCTATTCCTTCTTTACAATGCTTGTTCCTTCAACATAACAACTTGTCTAGTAAGTTCCCTGTTACTTTTTCTCCAAGGTTGAGAATTGTGGATTTTTCTTACAACTCCATATCTGGTACTATACCAAATGTTGATCTTCCTAGTGTTAAAGTTTTGAACTTTAGTTTCAATAACTTGAGTGGTTCTATTCCAAGTTCTTTCAAAAGGTTTCCTTCTTCATTCATTGGGAATCCGTTGTTATGTGGTTCGGAACATTTAAAGCCTTGTTCCGAGTCCGTGATCTCCCCTTCACCTTCCCCTTTAACTGATTTTCCGAGCCCGAAAACGGGTTCTCAAAACCAACATGCTACATCAAAGAACAAACTAGGTGTTGGGTCTATCATTGCTATTGTAGTAGGGGGGTTAGCATTTGTGTTCTTATTGTTAGCAGTGATCTTTATAAGTTGTTTGAAGAGGAAACATAGTGGGAGTAATGGTATGTTGAAGAGTAAAATCTCTCAAAATGACAAGCCAAATGATTTTGGAAGTGGGGTTCAAGAAGCCGAAAAGAATAAACTGTTCTTCTTCGAAGGGTGTTCGTATAACTTTGATCTCGAGGATTTGTTGAAGGCTTCGGCCGAAGTTCTCGGTAAAGGAAGTTATGGAACAACGTATAAAGCTGCTTTAGAGGAAGGGACACAAGTAGTGGTGAAAAGATTGAAGGAAGTTGCTGTCGGTAAAAAGGAGTTTGAACAACAAATGGAAGTCGTCAATAGGGTCGGTCGACACCCAAATGTGGTACCGCTTCGTGCTTATTACTATTCAAAGGACGAGAAGCTGTTGGTCTACAATTACATGCCGGCCGGTAGCTTGTTCGCACTCTTGCATG GGAATAGGACTTCGGAGAGAACTCCATTGGATTGGGATACGAGAATGAAGATTGCTCTCGGAACTGCTAGAGGGATTGCGAACATTCATACGGAAGGTGGCGGTAAATTCACCCATGGTAACATTAAGTCCTCAAATGTCCTCCTCAGCGATGAACTCGAGGCTTGTGTTTCTGATGTTGGCTTGACCCCTCTAATGAATGCTCCTTTAAGCACGTCTCGTATAGTTGGATACAGAGCTCCAGAGGTGATTGAAACACGCAAAATAACTCAAAAGTCTGACGTGTACAGCTTCGGTGTCCTCCTTTTAGAAATGCTGACTGCAAAAGCTCCCCTCCAACCTTCGGGGCAAGACGACGTGGTTGATCTTCCGAGATGGGTCCGTTCCGTCGTGCGGGAAGAATGGACCGCCGAAGTATTCGACGTGGAGTTGTTACGGTTCCAAACTTTCCAAGAGGAAATGGTGCAAATGCTACAGATTGCACTAACATGCGTGGCGAAAACACCGGACATGCGTCCGACGATGGACGAAGCCATTAGAATGATAGAAGACGTTCGACAATCCGAATCCAAAAACCGTACGTCCTCGGAGGCTGAATCAAACATCCAAACACCATGA